A region of the Romboutsia hominis genome:
TATGGGACCAAGAAAGTACAAAAAAAGATCCTCCAGAAGGATTATTATATGGAAGTGAATTTACAAGAGATGAAATAAACCAAGCTATAAAAGAAAATGATGATACATTAACTAAAGATAATATAGGCACAGGAACAATGGCAGCTGGAATTGCATCAGGCAATGGAAGGTTAAATAGAGAATATAAAGGTGTGGCCGTAGATAGTGAACTAATAATAGTAAAACTTAGAGAATACAAAGATAGATACAAAAAAGGTAAAACAAATTATGAAAAAACAGATTTTTTAGCTGCTATAAAGTATGTTTTAGATATAGCTAAAAAAGAGAAAAAAGAGTTAATAATAAATTTGACTGTAGGTCTTATGCCAAAATCAATAATAGAAATTACTATGTTAGAAACATTTAAAGATATAGGTAAATCAGGAATTGTAGTAGTAAGTGGTGCAGGAAATGAAGGAAATACAGATATACATTATCAAGGGGTAATTACATCTTTAGAAGAAAAAAATGATATAACTATTCAAGTAGGAGAGCAGTTAAATTTAGATATAAGAATAGTGGCAGTAGGTCCAGATAAGATTGGAGCATCAATAATATCTCCAGGGGGAGAAGTAAGCTATCAAATAATGTATTCTCCAGATTTTTTTGTATATAGAGGAAAATTTAATCTAGAAGATACAGCCTACGAAATGAAATTTACTTATCCATGGCTAGAATCAGGATACCAAGAATTAATAATAAGATTACTAGACGTTAAGCCTGGTATATGGAATGTAAGGCTTGCACCTGAATTTATAATTAGAGGTGAATATGATTTATATTTACCAAATAAAAATTTAATGTCTGAAAATACTAGATTTCTAGATCCAGATTCAGTAGCAACTATAACTCTGTATGCAACACCAGAAAATGTAATAACAATAGGTGGATACAATGGAAGGACTGATAGTCTATGGATAGGTTCATCAAAAGGACCTGTAAAAAATGGGGGGATAAAACCAGATATAATAGCGCCATGTGTTGATATAATTTCCACATACAAAGACAAGTCATATAATACAGCGACAGGTACTGGCGTAAGTTCATCAGTAGTAAGTGGAGTATTAGCATTAATGATGGAGTTTATAAAAGAACAAACTAATGAGTATGAAGAAGCA
Encoded here:
- the cspC gene encoding bile acid germinant receptor pseudoprotease CspC, which gives rise to MEKSYIIVYQGSLDEVINDLLKNQIEKYIILNDNILVIYVPIDFDELKLTKIDTIAWWQNSAPMSSLIDITNNMSEGENTTSAAGTDYIYKNPYINITGKGILIAIIDSGIDYLNPDFINLDGTTRIVSIWDQESTKKDPPEGLLYGSEFTRDEINQAIKENDDTLTKDNIGTGTMAAGIASGNGRLNREYKGVAVDSELIIVKLREYKDRYKKGKTNYEKTDFLAAIKYVLDIAKKEKKELIINLTVGLMPKSIIEITMLETFKDIGKSGIVVVSGAGNEGNTDIHYQGVITSLEEKNDITIQVGEQLNLDIRIVAVGPDKIGASIISPGGEVSYQIMYSPDFFVYRGKFNLEDTAYEMKFTYPWLESGYQELIIRLLDVKPGIWNVRLAPEFIIRGEYDLYLPNKNLMSENTRFLDPDSVATITLYATPENVITIGGYNGRTDSLWIGSSKGPVKNGGIKPDIIAPCVDIISTYKDKSYNTATGTGVSSSVVSGVLALMMEFIKEQTNEYEEALYTQQLKTYLMLGATKNEIYTFPNVSQGYGVLNLKDTIISISNNFE